In Arsenicicoccus sp. oral taxon 190, the following are encoded in one genomic region:
- the cysK gene encoding cysteine synthase A, translating into MPIYDDVTALVGRTPLVRLNRIIEAADGTTVAAKLEFYNPASSVKDRIGVAIVDAAEESGQLKPGGTIIEATSGNTGIALAMVGAARGYKVVLTMPETMSAERKALLKAYGAELVLTPGSEGMKGAVSKAEQIAAERGGVLARQFANAANPEIHRRTTAEEIWADTDGKVDIVVAGIGTGGTITGVGQVLKERKPDVRLVAVEPAESPILNGGQPGPHKIQGIGANFVPEVLDTEIYDEVIDVDIDQSVEWARKAATQEGLLVGLSSGAALYAASQVAARPENAGKTIVVIIPSFGERYLSTVLFEGITD; encoded by the coding sequence ATGCCTATCTATGACGACGTCACCGCCCTCGTCGGCCGCACCCCGCTGGTGCGCCTCAACCGCATCATCGAGGCGGCGGACGGCACGACCGTCGCGGCCAAGCTCGAGTTCTACAACCCCGCCAGCTCCGTCAAGGACCGCATCGGCGTCGCCATCGTGGACGCCGCCGAGGAGTCCGGGCAGCTCAAGCCCGGCGGGACCATCATCGAGGCGACCTCCGGCAACACCGGCATCGCCCTGGCCATGGTCGGCGCGGCCCGCGGCTACAAGGTCGTCCTGACGATGCCCGAGACCATGAGCGCCGAGCGCAAGGCCCTGCTCAAGGCGTATGGCGCCGAGCTCGTCCTCACCCCCGGCTCCGAAGGCATGAAGGGCGCCGTCAGCAAGGCCGAGCAGATCGCGGCGGAGCGCGGCGGCGTCCTCGCCCGTCAGTTCGCCAACGCCGCCAACCCCGAGATCCACCGCCGCACGACGGCCGAGGAGATCTGGGCCGACACCGACGGCAAGGTCGACATCGTCGTCGCGGGCATCGGCACCGGCGGCACCATCACGGGCGTCGGCCAGGTCCTCAAGGAGCGCAAGCCGGACGTGCGGCTCGTCGCGGTGGAGCCCGCCGAGTCGCCGATCCTCAACGGCGGCCAGCCCGGCCCCCACAAGATCCAGGGCATCGGCGCCAACTTCGTCCCCGAGGTCCTCGACACCGAGATCTACGACGAGGTCATCGACGTCGACATCGACCAGTCGGTCGAGTGGGCCCGCAAGGCCGCCACGCAGGAAGGCCTGCTCGTGGGTCTGTCCTCCGGCGCGGCGCTCTACGCCGCCTCGCAGGTGGCCGCCCGCCCCGAGAACG